Part of the Nocardia farcinica genome, ACATGACACCGTCCTCGGTGAGTTATACGGTTGCGTATAATCAGATGGTAGAGCGGTTATACGCCTCCGTACAACGTGGAAGTGGGGTGGATCACAGCATGGGCGCGCTGCGCACGCGACGGGAAGCATGGGTGGACGCCGGGCTGTCGGCACTGGCGACCGGCGGGGTCGACGCGGTGCGCGTCGAGGCACTCGCCAAGGCACTCGGGGTGACCAAAGGCGGGTTCTACGGTCACTTCGCCGACCGGGACGCGCTGCTCACGGCGATGCTCGACACCTGGGAACGCGAAGCCGTCGACAACGTCGTCGAGCAGATCGAACACGCCGAGGGCAGCGTCCTCGACAAGGCCCGGCTGGCCGGACACCTCACCTTCTCCGGCGACCGGCTGCTCCCCATCGACCTCGCGGTGCGCGACTGGGCCCGCCGCGACCCCGCCGTCGCCGAACGCCTCCGCCGCGTCGACAACCGGCGCATGGACCTGCTCCGCGCCGCGATCGGCACCGTGTGCTCCGATCCCGACGAGATCGAAGCCCGCAGCCTGCTCGCCTTCTGCGCGGCCATCGGCCGCCATTTCCTCGCCGCCGATCACCCCGGCAGGACCCGCGAGGAGGTCCTGGCCAGGGCCGGAGACCTGATCCTGAAGCGCTCGCCGGAATGAAGTAGCCGATCGGCGCGGCACAGCCAAGTTCTTGCGCCTACTCGCGGATCTGTCGAACGTCGCCCGATTCACCACGGCGAAGATCCGCCAGACGCAGCACCGTGTTGCGCACGGCCGCGAAGTTGAGCAGATCGCCCGGCGCCGATGATTGCCCGAGCGCCATGTCGCCTCGGGCCGCCTCGACGAGTAGGCCGGCTCGACCATCGAGTGCCGCGACGAGTTGCGCGATCTCTCGTGGCGCGATCTCGGCGCACAGCACGGTGCGAAATCGCTGGAGTGCGGATTTCGAGGATTCGATCCCGTGCTCACCGGCCACCGGCGGACCTCGGCGAGGTCGAACACCGGTCACGCTTCGCTACCACCGACCGGAGACGGGAAACCGGGATGCCGCGGACGCCGCTTGCTCACGGCTACTCGGGCGACGCGGCCAGAGATCTCTGCGGCGGCGATCACTGCGAAGGCCTCGGGCATACGCCTCCTTTCGTTCAATTCGAACGCAGAGTTCGAGATAGGCCGAGTCAACCAACGTGGCGCTGTTTGACAATGTTGTCACTTGCACGACGCCGATTCTTCGTCTAACGTCTTCGATGTCCGGCCACGACCCCCGCTGCCCGGCTCTCCACCGCCAATTACTCTGCGCTGCAAGGAGTACCGCCATGTCCAAACCGCGTGCGCGGTTCATCGACCACAGCCGCGACAAGGGCTACCGGCGCCGCCTCGCCGCCCGCGGACACCGCCCCCTGCGGTTGCGCAGCGGCGACGACCTGCGCTGCCTTCCTCCGCTCCCCCGCCGCGGCCGGTGCGTGGCGACCGGGAAGATCCGCTACTTCGATGCAGAGACCGCCGAGCTGGTACTGGCCGGCATCGGCCCCCACAACCCCAGAAGACGGGAGCAGCGAGCCTACCGATGCCCGGAATGTTCCGGCTGGCACCTCACCAGCCAGGCCGGAAACACCGCCACCGGCCCCACGCCGGCGGTCTGACACCAGGAGTACAAGCGGACCCGGCACCGACCGGGCCCGATGTCGCACGCCCACATCACGGAGAACGAAACACCATGAAGATCAAGAAGTTCACTGTCGCCGCAGCACTCGCCATTGCCGCGCTGGGCGTTGCCGAGAACACCGCCGTCGCGGCCCCGCAGCCCAGCACCGCGGAGATCTCGAACGTCGTTCCGCGCAGCGCCCAGGGCATCGAGCAGGGCGTCGGGTATCTCATCAGTCGCGACGGGCACACGTTCACCGCCGAGCTCACGGGAGCGACGTTCGAGATCACCGAGGAATCGATCGACATCCGCACCGGGACCGGCATTCGCATCGCGAGCGTGCCGCGTGCGGTCCAGGTCGGCGAGCACGTGCTCACTCTCGCGCCGCGCGTCGCGGCCGGCGGTGCGAGTCTGGTCGCCGATGTCGCTGCCCAGGACATCGGGCAGTGGCGCAAGACCTCGCCGCGGCAGCGCAGTATCGAAGCCGGTGTGGCGATCGGCGGCGGGGTGGGAGCGTTCGCGGGCCTGGTCGTCGGCATGGTCGTCGGGATCGCCGCCGGAGGTCTCCTGATTCCGATCAGCGTGCCGATCGGGTTGCTCGCCGGCCTGTTCGGCGGCATGGCGCTCGGCGGCGCGGCAGGTGCGGCAATCCCCAACTCCGACGTCCCGGATCAGTGGGACTACCAGGAGGAATGCGAGTACATCGGCGACTACCGCTACTGCTGGTAGTCCGCTCCACCCGGAAGCGGCTGGTTTGCCTCGCCAGTCGCTCGCGGGAACCAGGCCGCTGGATCGCCGCGTTCGGCGGCGACCCGCCTACCGCGACTGACTGAGCAGTTCCCACGGGGAAGCACTCCGCGAGCAGATGCCACCAACCTGAACGACTTCTGAACCAGGAGCAAGATCAGATGACCAATCCACACCACCCCCTCCCCTACCCGCAGCCTCCGCGCAAGAGCCGGACCGGGTTGTGGATCGTTCTCGGCGTGCTCGCCTTCTTCATCCTGCTTTGCGGCGGATGCGCCGGCATCATCGCAACCAGCGCGAACGAATCCGGCGCTCCGGGCGGCAGCATCAGCGCGGGCTCCGGCGCCGACGGCGACGGCATCGCGCCGGCCGGGTCCGAAGTGCGCGACGGCAAGTTCGCGTTCGTCGTCACCCGGGTGGACCCACCGGTGCAATCGGTCGGCCGCGACCTCCTCGGCAAAACCGCACAGGGCGAATACGTTCTCGTCCACATCGACGTCACCAACATCAGCGATCGGTCACAGTCCTACTTCGGCAGCAACCAGAAGCTGATCGACGCGCAGGGCCGTGAGTTCACCAACGACACCGAGGCCGAGATCTATCTCAACGACGACGTCTACACCGAGATCAATCCGGGCAACAGGTTTTCGGTGATCCTCGCCTTCGACGTGCCTGTGGGCACGGAGGCCGCGGCGCTGGAGTTCCATGACTCGATGTTCTCCGGCGGCGTCCGTGTCGCGGTGCGATGAAAACAGTTGATGAGCACGAAGTGACCGGGGAAGGTCGGCGACCTGCTGGGCATGACGGACGGCGATGAATTCCGGCGCGGGTTCCCGTCTCTATCCACACCCGATCCCCGAACCCGAGGAGTCATCATGACCGTCACCTACACCTTCGACGTCTTCTCCAGTCTCGACGGCTTCGGCGGGGTGAGCGGTGGGGATTGGGGTGGCTACTGGGGGAAGCAAGGTCACGAGTTGCTCGATCACCGCCTGGGTCTGTACGCGGCGCCGCAGCGGATGGTGTTCGGGGCCAACACGTATCGGGTGTTCACGCAGTTGCTCGCGGCGGGCACCGAGGAGACGGTGCGTGATCCGTGGGTCGAGCGGATGCGCAATCTTCCGGCGACAGTCGTCTCGACCACGCTGGACGGTCCACTCGACTGGCCGGACGCCACCGTCGCCGCCGGTGACGCCGTCGACGTGGTGGCCCGGTTGAAGGAGGAATCCGAGGTACCGCTGCGGTCGCACGGCAGCCTGTCGATGAACCGGGCGCTGATGGCCGCCGGGTTGGTCGACCGGGTGCAGATCACGATCTTCCCGGTCGTCACGGGCCGGACCGGCGACGACCCGATCTTCCGGGGTGCCGCCGACTTCGACCTCGAACTGCTCGAGAGCCGGACCCTCGACGGCAACATCCAGGAACTCGTCTACCGGCCCACCCTGCACCCCTGACCCGCTGGGATTCACGCGGTGGATGCCCCGCCTGCCGCCCGCCGGAATCTCGCGGCGAGGCGATCGAACGCCACCGCGAGTTCGTCTCCTTCGATCACCTCGATGTCGACGCCGAGCTGTGCCATCGACAGCGCGAGCCCGTCCGGGTCGTCGGAACCCAGCTCGATGTGGCATGTGGACTCGTCGATCACCTCGATGTCGACCGGGATGGGGATCTTCGCGGTGACCGTGGCGGCGGGAGCATGCACGCGCACCCGGGCGCGGTACTTCCAGGTTCCCTTGCTGACACGTCCGACGACGTACTCGACGACATCGTCCGCCGGGTTGGCGCGCGGCTGGAACCGGGCACCGGTCGGGGTGGGCGGAGCCATGCGGTCGACGCGAAAGACCCGCCAGTCGCACCGGTCGAGATCCCACGCGAGCAGATACCACAGCGGCCCCCAGGTCACCAGCCGTTGCGGTTCGATGTGGCGGGCAGCTTCGGCGCCCCCGGGCTTCGTGTATCGGAACCGGAGCCGTTCGTGGCGTCGGGTCGCGGCGGCGACCGCGCCGAGAACCGAGGGATCGAGCGGCGGCACAGCTCCGGGAACGACGCTCGTCGACTCGCGTACCGCCTGGACGCGTCGCCGCAGGCGCGCGGGCAGCACCTGCTCCAGCTTCGCGAGCGCGGTGAGCGATGTCTCCTCGAGTCCGAGCCGTTGGGTCGCGACCGCGCCCAGTCCGACCGCGACGGCGACGGCCTCGTCGTCGTCGAGCAGCAGCGGGGGCATCGCCGTTCCGGCAGCCAGCCGGTACCCGCCCGCCACGCCGGGGCGCGCGTCCACGGGATAGCCGAGCGACCGCAGCTTGCCGATGTCGGCGCGCACAGTTCTCGTGCTCACCGCGAGCCGGTCGGCGAGTTCGGAACTGGTCCAGTCCCGCCCGAGCTGGAGCAACGACAGCAGTTCGAGCAGGCGGGCCGAGGTCTCCAACATCTTTTCGATCATTCCAGCAAACGCGGAAGCTGATCTGCCGCATTACCTGCGAGCGTGAGCGTCATGGACAACGCACTCACCCCCTTCCGCATCGACATCCCGCAGGCCGACCTCGACGACCTGCGCAACCGGCTCGCGCACACCCGCTGGCCGAGCCCCGTGCCGGGCCGAGACGATCGCACCGACTTCAGCCGCGGCATCCCGCCGGCATATCTGAAGGAGCTCGCCGAGTACTGGCGCGACGAGTTCGACTGGCGAGCGCAGGAGGCGAAGCTCAACGAGTACGAACAGGTCACGACCGTCGTGGACGGCCAGACGTTTCACCTCGTCCACGCGCGTTCGGCGAACCCCGCGGCCACTCCGCTGCTGCTGAACCACGGCTGGCCCGGCTCGTTCGTCGAGTACCAGCGCCTCGTCCCGCTCCTGACCGAGGAGTTCCACGTGGTCATCCCGTCGCCGCCCGGTTTCGGGTTCTCCACGCCGCTGTCGGGAACCGGCTGGGAGTTGGCGCGGACGACGGACGCCTGCGCCGAGATCATGACGCGTCTGGGTTACCCGAGATTCGCGGCCCACGGCACCGACATGGGTTCCGGTATCACCGGCCGGCTGGCGGCGATCTACCCCGAGCGTGTCATCGGCACGCACATCGGTGCCGACCCTCGGTGGCTCGGGCTGGTGGGTGACGAATTTCCGCTTCCGGACAGTCTTTCCGACGACGAGATCGCCCAGCTCGCGGCAGTGCGCGCCGAGGCCGCGGCCGATCGCGGGTACCTCGAGATGCAGAATCACCGCCCCGACACGATCGGCGCGGCGCTCACCGACTCACCGGTCGGGCAGCTCGCGTGGATCGCCGAACAGTTCAAGACCAGGCCGGTCGGCGACCACCGGACGCCGGACCAATCGGTCGACCGCGACCAGCTCCTCACGAACATCAGCCTGTACTGGTTCACCCGCAGCGGCGCGTCGAGCGCGCAGTTCTACTACGAGTGCAAGCACTCCGACCTCGACTTGCTCATGGCCTCCGGGGTGCCGTCCGGGTGGGCCGTGTTCGACACCCACCCGCTCATCCGCCGCGTGCTGGACCCGGGGCAGGCGATCGGCCAGTGGAGCGAATTCACCGAGGGCGGACACTTCCCGGCGATGGAGGAGCCGGAACTGCTCGCCGACGACATCCGCGCCTTCTTCCGCAGTATTCCCTGACCCCGCGTCGACGACCTTGGACCCGCCGAGGTCGGCCGAGGCGAAGTCGGCCTCGGCGGTGCGCCCCGCACATGCGCCGCGGTCAGGGCTCCAGGTCGACGACGCCGCGGCCGGTGCGGATGTCCAGGGGTACCGAGACCTGGTCGTGGGCGATCAGCCAAGCGCCGTTTATCCGACGCAGGCCGTAGCTGACCCGGACCCAGATGCCGCTGGTGGCGGTCCCGTCGGCGCGGGTGCCGCCGAGCCGGGCGAACGCGTGGCCGAACGCCACGTCCGCGCCCGCGGTGAACGTCAGGTCGCGGACCTCGTAGGTGACCGTGTCGAATACCTCGAAGACCCTGGCCCAGTTGGCGAGTTTGGCGGCGACACCGACATGCTGGAGGGGCGGTTCGATGTCGAAGGACACCACATCCGGCGTGTAGAGCCGTTCGAGGGCGGCGAGATCCTTGGTGCGGAGCGCGTCGACGGCTTCATCGATCCGGCGGCGGAGTTCGGCGTGCGCTGCCGCGGAATGTTCGGTCGGGTGTGCGTGGTTCACGGCATGCTCCTCAGGATCGGGTGAGCGCGGGGTCGGTGGCGGCGCGCAGTGGCGCGAGCGCGGCGCTCCAGGCGAGCAGCTGGTCGAGGGTCTTGTGCAACGCCGCGGTGTGGTGGTCGCGCGGGGTGAACGTGGTCTGGTCCGCGAAGTCGGTGAGTACCGAGATCGCGACCTGGTACCCCACATCGGCCATGCCGAGGGTGCCGCAGACCGTCCGCAGTTGCACGACGGCACGGGCCCCGCCGTGCACGCCGTAGGAGACGAAGCCGACGGCCTTGTCGCGCCACTGTGCCGACACGTGGTCGAGGGCGTTCTTCAGCACGCCGGGCATGCCGCCGTTGTATTCCGGCGTCACCACCACGAAACCGTCGAACGGGGCGATCCGCGCCGCCCAGGAACGGGTGTGTTCGTGGACGGAAGGGCCGAACATCGGCGGCACCGCTTCGTCCAGGTGCGGCAGCGGGTGGTCGCGCAGGTCGATCACGTCGTATCGGGCGTCGCCGCGCTGCGACGCGGTGTCGAGGACCCACTGCGCGACCTGCGGGCCCTTACGGTTGGGACGGGTACTGCCGAGGATGATGCCGATGCTGGTCATGCCCCTCCGACGACACAGCCGCCCGGAATGTCAGGCGGCCTCACACATCGGGTCGCTGTGTCGTCGGTTCGGTGACGCCCGCACCGACCGAAGGAGCAGACATGACCGACCCGCACCTGGCCGCGGTGATCGGCGAACGCCGCCAGCTGATCAATCTCGCCTATCGGTTGCTGGGTTCTCTCGCCGAGGCCGAGGACGTGGTGCAGGAGACCTACGCCCGCTGGTACGCGCTGTCCGAGCGGCAGCGGCGGGAGGTGACCGCACCCGGCGCCTGGATGACGACGGTGGCCGGCCGGATCTGCCTGGATCTGCTCGGTTCCGCGCGTGCCAGGCGGGAACGCTACGTGGGCGAGTGGATTCCGGAGCCGGTGCCGGGACGGCCGGAATGGCTCGGCGGTTCCGGTCCCGGCGATCCCGCCGATCGGGTCACCCTCGACGAGTCGATCGGCATGGCCTTCCTCGTGGTGCTGGATGCGATGACGCCGGCCGAGCGGGTGGCGTTCGTCCTGCACGACGTTTTCCGCTACTCCTTCCCGGAGGTCGCCGAGATCGTCGGACGCTCCCCCGCCGCGTGCCGCCAGCTCGCCTCCTTCGCGCGCCGACGCCTTCGCACCGCCCGCGGGCCCTCGGCCGCCGAACGCGCCGACGTGGTCCGCGACTTCAAACGTGCCTGGGAGGCGGGCGATGTCCGGGCGCTGATCCGCGTGCTCGACCCGCAGGCGATCGCGACCGCCGACAGCGGCGGCCTGGTGCCCGCCTTCCTCGATCCGATCCACGGCGGCGCGCAGATCGCCCGCGCCTGGATCGAGATCGCCGCCCGCAACCCCGCCGTCACGCTGGCCGAACACCCGGTCAACGGACAGCCCGGCCTGGTCGGGCACCTCGACGGCCGCATCGTCACCGTCTACGCCTTCGACATCGCCGACCACCGGATCACCCGCATCTGGGCGGTCCGCAACCCGGAGAAGCTGCGACATTGGCACACCGTGCGCTGAACGGTATTCAGCCTCAGAGGTTGTGCGACGGGCGGTTTCGGCACAGGGGACAGCGGTACGGGGTGACCGGTTCGGCGTCCGGCGGCGCTGCCGCGCGGGCGGCCGTGATATTGGCGGCGCCGAGCCGGTCGCTGTCGTTCGCCGCGGCCGGCGTGGGATGCTGCCGGGGTGTATCGGGTGGCGGGCCTGTTCGCGGTGGTGTTGGTGGCGTGCGCGGGCCGCTACGGGTACCACCGGGACGAGTTGTACTTTCTCGCGGCGGGGCGGCGGCTGGACTGGGGGTACCCGGATCAGCCGCCGCTGGTGCCGTCGATCGCCAGGAGCATGTCCGCGATCGACCCCGATTCGCTTGTGCTGCTGCGTCTTCCCGCGATCGCGGCCGCGACGGCGGTGGTGGTGTGCGCGGGGCTGATGGCCAGGGAACTGGGTGGCGGGCGCGGTGCGCAGGCACTCTCCGCCGGGTGCACTGCCGCGGCGGCCGTGGTGGTGGCCGCGGGGCATCAGCTGGGGACGGCGGTGTTCGACCTGGCGGCGTGGTCCGGCGTCGTCGTCCTGGTGCTGCGGTTGCTGCGGCCCGAGACGGACCGGCGCTGGTGGCTGCTCGTCGGCGTGCTCGTCGGGGTCGGGCTGCTGAACAAGACACTGCTCGCGGTGCCGGTGCTGGTTCTCGTGGTGGCGTTGCTGGTCGTCGGTCCCCGCGGGGTTCTGCGCACCCGGTACCTTCCGGTCGCGGTCGTGGCCGGGCTGCTGATCGCGGCGCCGAATCTGTGGTGGCAGGCGCGCAGCGGGTGGCCGCAACTGGAGATGAGCCGGGCGATCGCGGGCGGGTCCTCGGGGACGTCGGATGGTCGGCTGGCGTTCGTGCTCACCCAGTTCGGGCTGGTGGGTCCGCTGCTGGCGCCGGTGTGGCTGCTCGGCCTGTGGTGGTTGTGGCGGCAGGTGCGGTATCGCGCGTTCGCCCTCGTCTACCCGGCGTTGTTCTTATTGTTCCTGGTCACCGGCGGCAAGGCGTACTACCTGGGCGGCATGTATCCGGTGTTGCTGGCCGCGGGCGCGGTCGCGCTGGCCGAACGACGGCGGCTGCTCGTCGCCGCGGCGGCGGGACTGACGGCGGTGGGTTCGGCGGCGGTGTTCCTTCCGATCCTGCCGGTCGACGCGCTCCGGGACTCGCCGATCCTCGCCATCAACTACGACGCGGGCGAGACCGTGGGCTGGCCGCGTCACGTCGAGCAGATCGGCGCCGTCCGCGCCCGGCTGGCCCCGGACGCGGAGGTCCTCACCGCCAACTACGGGGAAGCCGCCGCCATCGAACACTTCGGTGATCGGTACGGGCTGCCGACCCCGCACAGCGGGCACAACGCCTACTGGTGGTGGGGACCACCCGCCGACGACCGCCCGCTGCTGACCGTCGGCCTGCCCGAGGCACAGGTCCGCCGGTTCTGCCCCACGCCAGAACACGTGGGCGCGCTCGACAACGGCCTCGGTATCGACAACGACGAACAGGGCGCCCCGCTGTTCCTCTGCCGGTCCGTGCGCGCACCGTGGGCGCAGCTGTGGCCTTCGATGCGGCATCTGGGCTGACGGACACGCCCGCTGCCTGCGCGTTCCGGCACCGAACCGGGATTAGGCTGCGGAGTTGTGGGAGTGGTGAATGTCCGGCTGCGCGCGCTCGAGCGGGAGGACCTGCCGTTCGTCCATCAGTTGTCCAATGACGCCCAGATCATGTCGTACTGGTTCGACGAGCCGTTCGAGGCGCTGGTGGAGTTGCGCGACATCTACGACCGCCACATCCACGACGAGCGGGAGCGGCGGTTCATCGTCGACGCCGACGGGGCCGCGGCCGGCTTGGTCGAACTGGTGGAAATCGCGCCGGTGCACCGCAAGGCCGAGTTCCAGATCATCATCGCGCCCGGTCATCAGGGCCGCGGGCTGGCGACCCTCGCCACTCGCAAGGCGCTCGACTACGCCTTCGCGGTACTGAATCTGCACAAGGTGTATCTGATCGTCGACGTCGCCAACACCAAGGCGATCCACATCTACCGCAAGCTCGGCTTCCAGGACGAGGGCACCCTGCGCGACGAGTACTTCGCGGCCGGCCGCTACCGGGACGCGCTGCGGATGAGCATTTTGCAGCACGAGCATCTCGACGGATCCGCCGACTGAGCGGCCGCGGCGGAGGGTGGCTTGCCGCCCCGGCCTAACCGAGGTGGCGGGTGTCCGCCCAGCGGGCGAGCACGAAACGTCCACCATCGCACCGCCATTCGGATACCGACGCGTTGGGGACCGGGTCGAGCGAGTCCGTCCCACCCGCGCCGTCGAAGATGTCGCGCAGGACGGCGATGACGGCGTCATGGGTGACGATCAGCACCCGGGCCCCCGCCGCCGCGCGATCGAGGTCGGCGACCAGGGCGCGCAGCCGCAGCGCCACATCCGCGAGGGATTCGCCGCCGGGCGCGCGGTAGGCCCACTCGCCCTGCCGGATTCGCCGGTGCGCCTCCTGCGGGGCCAGTCGCCGGATCGCGGCGGGCGGGTGGAGTTCGAGCACGCCCATCTCCCGGTCGCGCAGTCGCTCGTCGAGCACCGCGCGCGGCGGTGACCAGCCCGGGACGAGCGCGCGCGCCGCGCGCACCATCGCGGCCCAGGTCTGGCGGGTGCGCCGGTAGGGCGAGCAGATCACCAGGTCGGGCGGTTGCGCCGCGAGCAGCCCGCCCAGTGTCTCGGCTTGGCGCACACCGAGATCGGAGAGCGGGACGTCGGCGTCGCGGCCGGGGACCGGGGTGTCGGCGTCGGCCGCGAACGCGTCGTTGGCGGTGCTGCGGCCGTGCCGGATGGCGAGGATCCCGGCGGGGCCCGGCGCGGCGAGCGGGCCGGGATCGAACGTCTCGTGCGCGAGATCCGCCACACCACGAGCTTAGGCCGCCTCGTCCCGGCTCGGCGGGACCACGACGGTTCGGGCGGAGGGCTAGCCACCGTCCGGCTCGAGCAGCTGGGCGGCGCGCTCGTAGGCCTCCCGCAGGTGCGCCTCCCGCCCGACGCGTTCGGCCGCGTCGGGCGTCCACAGCTCCCGGCGGTCGGGATCGTAGGTCTCGATCAGCGTCGGCAACGAGCGCGGCCGCAGCCGGGTGACGTCCTGCCAGGCATTGCGGACGTCACGTCCGTGGGCGACCACGGCCCGGAGTTCGGGCAGCAGGGCGAGCAGCCGGTCCAGCGCGGCGAGGCCGCCGTCGAGGTCGGCCGGGTCGGTGGAGCGCTCCAGGTACCAGGGGTGGATGTTCCAGGGCACCAGGTCGAGCACGGTGAGCCCGGATCGCCCGACGATCGCGTGCAGGCGTTCGGCGGCCGGGTCGTCGTTCTCGAGCGAGAGCATCCCGCTGCCCGTCACCTGACGGGCCGGCGGACCCGGATCGTGGCACAGGACGAGAACACGCGCGCGCACGCCACCGCAGGCGGGCGCGACATGGGGCAGCGGACGGCCCGACTCCTCGCGCAGGTCGTCGACCAGCCGGTTGATCGGTGCGACGTGCGGGTCGTAGCGGTGGGCGAGCTGGCTTTCCCGGTGCACCGGGTCGCGCATCCGGCCCGCGATGGTGATCGGGGTGGGTGGGCGGCCCGCGGCAACGATTCTGCGTCGTGTCGTCACGTCTCTCCGATCGCCGTGGTGCCGTGCGGGCCTCGGAACACCGTCGATCCGATTATGGGCCGCGATCGCCGGGCCGCCGCACGCACTCGTTGATGACGATTAGGTCAAGACGCTGTGCGCGGAGCCGGATCACGTTGTAGGGTCGGCAATGAGCCAGCTACTCCCCCCCCATAGCTGGCCCCGCGATCCGTCCCCCTGCGGGTCGCGACCCGAATCAGGTGCCGCCGGATCTCCCCCCATCCGGCGGCACCGTCGTGTCGGGGGCGGTTCGTGCCGTCCCGAACATCTCGCCACTCGCCGGTACCGCTCCCGGTCCGGCACCGCGGCTCCGGCGAACCACCCGCGAATCCCGTGGTCGGCGCCGGATTGCGGTGCACGTGCATGTGCACGGCGCACCGGTCAGCCGACCGGCACCAATTGGTCGAACCACGCGAGGGTCTGCACCAACCCGGCCCGACCGGTGGCACCGTGATCCATCGGGCTCAGATCCACCCGTTCGACCCGCGGGCCGCGCAGCGATCGCAGACAGTGATCCGTGTTGGCCGCCGCGACACTGCGATCGGCGGTCGAGACGTACAGGCGGACCGGTGCGTCGGTGGTCCACTCGCAGGTGCCGTCGCTCTCGGTCACCGCGCGCAGCGCCGGGCCGGTGGGTTGGCGCGCCCACGCGAGGAAGCGGTCGGTGAGCAGTTCGGCCGGAGTCGCGGGCAGGCCGGTGCCGACGCTCAGCACGTCGTGGTAGCCGTCGAAGAGGCTCTCCACGCGATCGGCGTAGGGCTGGCGGAACGCCTCGGTGGGATGGTCGTAGAGCCCGTAGATCGGGTTCATCGCGGTGAGCCAGTAGGCGAGGTAGACCACGGCACTGCGCGGGCTGACACCACCGTCCAGCGCGGCCGGGGTCTGGGCTTCGCGGATGGCGTAGGGTCCGCTGATCGCCGACAGCGCCGCGACCCGGAAACCCGTGCCGGGGTTGTCGTGCAGTTCCCGCCCCAGCGCGGTCGCGGCCTGCCCGCCCTGGGAGAAACCCACGATGTAGACGTCGGATTCGAGAGTGCGGCCGCGCTCAGCGGCCGCATCGCGGGCGGCCCGCAGCAGATCCAGCGACGCGCTCGCCTCGGTGGGGGCGTGCGCGTAGGGGTGGCGGCCGGGGCCTTCGCCGAGCCCGAGATAGTCCGGCGCCACCGCGGC contains:
- a CDS encoding TetR/AcrR family transcriptional regulator, which produces MGALRTRREAWVDAGLSALATGGVDAVRVEALAKALGVTKGGFYGHFADRDALLTAMLDTWEREAVDNVVEQIEHAEGSVLDKARLAGHLTFSGDRLLPIDLAVRDWARRDPAVAERLRRVDNRRMDLLRAAIGTVCSDPDEIEARSLLAFCAAIGRHFLAADHPGRTREEVLARAGDLILKRSPE
- a CDS encoding DUF4352 domain-containing protein, yielding MTNPHHPLPYPQPPRKSRTGLWIVLGVLAFFILLCGGCAGIIATSANESGAPGGSISAGSGADGDGIAPAGSEVRDGKFAFVVTRVDPPVQSVGRDLLGKTAQGEYVLVHIDVTNISDRSQSYFGSNQKLIDAQGREFTNDTEAEIYLNDDVYTEINPGNRFSVILAFDVPVGTEAAALEFHDSMFSGGVRVAVR
- a CDS encoding dihydrofolate reductase family protein, giving the protein MTVTYTFDVFSSLDGFGGVSGGDWGGYWGKQGHELLDHRLGLYAAPQRMVFGANTYRVFTQLLAAGTEETVRDPWVERMRNLPATVVSTTLDGPLDWPDATVAAGDAVDVVARLKEESEVPLRSHGSLSMNRALMAAGLVDRVQITIFPVVTGRTGDDPIFRGAADFDLELLESRTLDGNIQELVYRPTLHP
- a CDS encoding helix-turn-helix transcriptional regulator; this translates as MLETSARLLELLSLLQLGRDWTSSELADRLAVSTRTVRADIGKLRSLGYPVDARPGVAGGYRLAAGTAMPPLLLDDDEAVAVAVGLGAVATQRLGLEETSLTALAKLEQVLPARLRRRVQAVRESTSVVPGAVPPLDPSVLGAVAAATRRHERLRFRYTKPGGAEAARHIEPQRLVTWGPLWYLLAWDLDRCDWRVFRVDRMAPPTPTGARFQPRANPADDVVEYVVGRVSKGTWKYRARVRVHAPAATVTAKIPIPVDIEVIDESTCHIELGSDDPDGLALSMAQLGVDIEVIEGDELAVAFDRLAARFRRAAGGASTA
- a CDS encoding epoxide hydrolase family protein, with amino-acid sequence MDNALTPFRIDIPQADLDDLRNRLAHTRWPSPVPGRDDRTDFSRGIPPAYLKELAEYWRDEFDWRAQEAKLNEYEQVTTVVDGQTFHLVHARSANPAATPLLLNHGWPGSFVEYQRLVPLLTEEFHVVIPSPPGFGFSTPLSGTGWELARTTDACAEIMTRLGYPRFAAHGTDMGSGITGRLAAIYPERVIGTHIGADPRWLGLVGDEFPLPDSLSDDEIAQLAAVRAEAAADRGYLEMQNHRPDTIGAALTDSPVGQLAWIAEQFKTRPVGDHRTPDQSVDRDQLLTNISLYWFTRSGASSAQFYYECKHSDLDLLMASGVPSGWAVFDTHPLIRRVLDPGQAIGQWSEFTEGGHFPAMEEPELLADDIRAFFRSIP
- a CDS encoding YybH family protein, whose protein sequence is MNHAHPTEHSAAAHAELRRRIDEAVDALRTKDLAALERLYTPDVVSFDIEPPLQHVGVAAKLANWARVFEVFDTVTYEVRDLTFTAGADVAFGHAFARLGGTRADGTATSGIWVRVSYGLRRINGAWLIAHDQVSVPLDIRTGRGVVDLEP
- a CDS encoding NADPH-dependent FMN reductase — translated: MTSIGIILGSTRPNRKGPQVAQWVLDTASQRGDARYDVIDLRDHPLPHLDEAVPPMFGPSVHEHTRSWAARIAPFDGFVVVTPEYNGGMPGVLKNALDHVSAQWRDKAVGFVSYGVHGGARAVVQLRTVCGTLGMADVGYQVAISVLTDFADQTTFTPRDHHTAALHKTLDQLLAWSAALAPLRAATDPALTRS
- the sigJ gene encoding RNA polymerase sigma factor SigJ, whose product is MTDPHLAAVIGERRQLINLAYRLLGSLAEAEDVVQETYARWYALSERQRREVTAPGAWMTTVAGRICLDLLGSARARRERYVGEWIPEPVPGRPEWLGGSGPGDPADRVTLDESIGMAFLVVLDAMTPAERVAFVLHDVFRYSFPEVAEIVGRSPAACRQLASFARRRLRTARGPSAAERADVVRDFKRAWEAGDVRALIRVLDPQAIATADSGGLVPAFLDPIHGGAQIARAWIEIAARNPAVTLAEHPVNGQPGLVGHLDGRIVTVYAFDIADHRITRIWAVRNPEKLRHWHTVR
- a CDS encoding glycosyltransferase family 39 protein, whose translation is MYRVAGLFAVVLVACAGRYGYHRDELYFLAAGRRLDWGYPDQPPLVPSIARSMSAIDPDSLVLLRLPAIAAATAVVVCAGLMARELGGGRGAQALSAGCTAAAAVVVAAGHQLGTAVFDLAAWSGVVVLVLRLLRPETDRRWWLLVGVLVGVGLLNKTLLAVPVLVLVVALLVVGPRGVLRTRYLPVAVVAGLLIAAPNLWWQARSGWPQLEMSRAIAGGSSGTSDGRLAFVLTQFGLVGPLLAPVWLLGLWWLWRQVRYRAFALVYPALFLLFLVTGGKAYYLGGMYPVLLAAGAVALAERRRLLVAAAAGLTAVGSAAVFLPILPVDALRDSPILAINYDAGETVGWPRHVEQIGAVRARLAPDAEVLTANYGEAAAIEHFGDRYGLPTPHSGHNAYWWWGPPADDRPLLTVGLPEAQVRRFCPTPEHVGALDNGLGIDNDEQGAPLFLCRSVRAPWAQLWPSMRHLG